The following are from one region of the Mycolicibacterium diernhoferi genome:
- a CDS encoding ATP-dependent DNA ligase, protein MKLPVLPPVLPMLAKPVPEIPPGASYEPKWDGFRSILFRDGDEVELGSRNVRPLTRYFPELVAAARAELPPRCVIDGEIVIAGEHGLDFEALQLRLHPAASRVQLLAGQTPAAFIAFDLLALGDDDLTGRPFAERRRALVDALAGCGPTFHLTPATTDPAIAQRWFAEFEGAGLDGVIAKPLDGTYQPDKRVMFKIKHTRTADCVVAGYRLHKSGDDAIGSLMLGLYDDAGALASVGVIGSFTMARRRELFTELQPLVATFDDHPWNWAAHIPQGPSQRRTANSRWNPEKNLSFVPLRPERVVEVRYERMEGGPGGERSDRGRPRFRHMAQFNRWRPDRDPRSCGFDQLDRPLTFRLGDIIPGLG, encoded by the coding sequence GTGAAACTGCCCGTGCTGCCGCCGGTGCTGCCGATGCTGGCCAAACCCGTCCCGGAGATCCCGCCCGGCGCGAGCTATGAACCCAAGTGGGATGGCTTCCGGTCCATCCTGTTCCGCGATGGTGACGAGGTGGAGCTGGGCAGCCGCAATGTCCGTCCGCTGACCCGGTACTTCCCCGAACTCGTCGCAGCGGCCCGCGCCGAGCTGCCGCCACGCTGCGTGATCGACGGTGAGATCGTGATCGCCGGCGAGCACGGCCTGGACTTCGAAGCGCTGCAACTGCGTCTGCATCCGGCCGCATCGCGGGTGCAGCTGCTGGCCGGACAGACACCGGCGGCGTTCATCGCCTTCGATCTGCTGGCGCTGGGCGACGACGATCTGACCGGCCGCCCGTTCGCCGAACGGCGCCGCGCTCTGGTTGACGCGCTGGCCGGATGCGGGCCCACGTTTCATCTCACCCCCGCCACGACGGATCCCGCCATCGCGCAGCGGTGGTTCGCCGAATTCGAGGGCGCCGGCCTGGACGGGGTGATCGCCAAACCGCTGGACGGCACCTACCAACCCGACAAGCGGGTGATGTTCAAGATCAAACACACCCGCACCGCCGATTGCGTGGTCGCCGGGTATCGGCTGCACAAGTCCGGTGACGATGCGATCGGTTCGCTGATGCTCGGGCTCTACGACGACGCCGGCGCATTGGCGTCGGTCGGCGTGATCGGCTCGTTCACGATGGCGCGCCGTCGCGAGCTGTTCACCGAATTGCAGCCGCTGGTGGCCACATTCGACGACCATCCGTGGAACTGGGCCGCCCACATACCGCAGGGCCCGTCGCAGCGGCGGACCGCGAACTCCCGCTGGAACCCCGAGAAGAATCTGTCCTTCGTACCGCTGCGCCCGGAACGCGTGGTGGAGGTGCGCTACGAGCGCATGGAGGGCGGTCCCGGGGGCGAGCGGAGCGACCGGGGCAGGCCCCGCTTCCGGCACATGGCGCAGTTCAACCGCTGGCGACCGGACCGCGATCCCCGATCCTGTGGCTTCGACCAACTCGACCGGCCGCTCACTTTCCGGCTGGGCGACATCATCCCAGGACTCGGCTGA